One part of the Bdellovibrio bacteriovorus genome encodes these proteins:
- a CDS encoding TldD/PmbA family protein, which produces MLNFTEKTKQSFNIVADHLLALLKKDEAANVNLHAEESLFVRFNANKVRQNTHVEQRSLTLTLQKDGKTANINFSITGEVDEDKKRVEFWLDQARQECALLPEDPYQVAIVNNGTSDSTFKGSLLKDEEVIKAITTPATGADFAGLYCAGPIISANKNSAGQSHWFATENFFVDYSLYMGEKAVKSIYAGTHWDQKEFEANIAQSKNQLSLMDRPKKVLQPGAYRTYLAPGAVAELASMFSWGALSFNAYKQGGSALMKLADKEKSLSPLFSVRENYAMGLTHRYNSLGELAPETLKLISNGQLDSYVISSRSAKEYGVEGNAGDSYEGPRAMEILPGSLKKDDILKELGTGLYLSNLHYLNWSDRLNARITGMTRYACFWVENGEIVAPIADLRFDESLFDCLGENLLAVTDFQEVDPMVSTYESRALGGKKVPGMLIKDFKFTL; this is translated from the coding sequence GTGCTTAATTTTACAGAAAAAACCAAACAGTCCTTCAACATCGTGGCCGATCACCTTTTGGCACTTCTGAAAAAAGATGAGGCTGCCAACGTGAATCTGCACGCGGAAGAATCCCTGTTCGTGCGTTTCAACGCCAACAAGGTCCGTCAGAACACGCACGTCGAACAGCGTTCTCTGACTTTGACTCTGCAAAAAGACGGCAAGACCGCGAACATCAATTTCTCGATCACGGGCGAAGTCGATGAAGACAAAAAACGTGTCGAGTTCTGGCTGGATCAAGCCCGTCAGGAATGCGCCCTGCTGCCGGAAGATCCGTACCAGGTGGCCATCGTCAATAACGGCACCAGCGACAGCACGTTTAAAGGCTCTTTGCTGAAAGACGAAGAGGTGATCAAGGCCATCACCACTCCGGCAACGGGTGCTGACTTTGCCGGTCTTTACTGTGCGGGTCCGATCATTTCTGCGAACAAAAATTCGGCCGGCCAAAGCCACTGGTTTGCGACGGAAAACTTCTTCGTGGATTATTCCCTGTACATGGGTGAAAAAGCCGTGAAGTCGATCTATGCCGGGACTCACTGGGACCAAAAAGAGTTTGAGGCGAATATTGCCCAAAGTAAAAATCAACTGAGTTTGATGGATCGCCCTAAGAAAGTCCTGCAGCCAGGTGCTTACCGCACGTATCTGGCGCCGGGCGCGGTGGCGGAACTGGCTTCGATGTTCTCTTGGGGGGCGTTGAGCTTTAATGCTTACAAACAAGGTGGCAGCGCTTTGATGAAACTGGCGGACAAGGAAAAGTCCCTGTCCCCGCTTTTCAGTGTGCGTGAAAACTATGCCATGGGTCTGACCCATCGTTATAACTCGTTGGGGGAACTGGCTCCGGAAACGCTGAAGCTGATCTCCAACGGCCAGTTGGACAGCTATGTGATCAGCAGCCGTTCAGCCAAGGAATACGGCGTGGAAGGCAACGCCGGGGATTCTTATGAAGGTCCTCGCGCGATGGAGATCCTGCCGGGGTCCTTGAAAAAAGACGACATTTTGAAAGAACTAGGCACGGGACTCTATTTGTCGAATCTGCATTACCTGAACTGGTCCGACCGTCTGAATGCGCGCATCACCGGCATGACCCGTTATGCGTGTTTCTGGGTGGAAAACGGCGAAATCGTGGCGCCGATCGCGGATCTGCGTTTTGATGAAAGCCTGTTTGACTGCCTGGGTGAAAACCTGCTGGCCGTGACGGACTTCCAAGAGGTGGACCCGATGGTTTCCACTTATGAAAGCCGTGCTTTAGGTGGCAAAAAAGTGCCGGGCATGCTAATCAAGGACTTTAAATTCACTCTTTAA
- the epmA gene encoding EF-P lysine aminoacylase EpmA produces MPENAQAAGRIYQIEREGDALKLVLHRDSETHKIHFEKAPKHSEFLIEGDIVAVVSASEVVLLAPQKQSLPNRSYNKELTENWGAYLQSLREFFVSKGFVELKTPSLVVCPGTEPSLDVFSTNLKIGSRQQKLFLPTSPELHLKKALALGAEKIFELAPCFRNGEVTERHQPEFLMLEWYRAYASLKLIKEDTVKLVSHLAQAMKVAGPVKVTSYSVAELFKVHCGFELKPDTSKEELKTLAEKIGVDVRSAESIDDYFFLIFMDKIESQLPADELVFVEKYPPYQAALARLTSDGWGDRFEAYWKGMELCNAFHELNDPTVQRLRSQEDLQKKSEMHKEPVSLDDEFFQCLEAGLPPSGGIALGVERLFMALLGLQNISDLRLFPQQN; encoded by the coding sequence ATGCCTGAAAATGCTCAGGCGGCAGGGCGCATTTATCAGATCGAACGCGAAGGCGACGCTTTAAAGCTGGTCCTGCACCGCGATTCCGAAACTCACAAAATCCATTTTGAAAAAGCCCCGAAGCACTCTGAATTTTTGATTGAGGGTGACATCGTTGCCGTTGTCTCGGCCTCTGAAGTGGTGCTGCTGGCGCCGCAAAAGCAATCCCTGCCGAATCGTTCCTATAACAAGGAATTGACTGAAAATTGGGGCGCCTACCTGCAATCTTTACGTGAATTCTTTGTTTCTAAAGGCTTTGTGGAATTGAAGACGCCGTCGCTGGTGGTCTGTCCGGGGACGGAACCCAGTCTGGATGTTTTTTCCACGAACTTGAAGATCGGTTCGCGCCAGCAGAAATTGTTTTTACCCACAAGCCCTGAACTGCATTTGAAAAAGGCTTTGGCATTGGGGGCAGAAAAAATCTTTGAGCTGGCTCCGTGTTTCCGTAACGGCGAAGTTACTGAAAGACATCAGCCTGAATTTTTGATGCTGGAGTGGTATCGTGCGTATGCCTCTTTAAAGTTGATTAAAGAAGACACCGTCAAACTGGTCAGCCATCTGGCGCAAGCGATGAAAGTCGCAGGCCCAGTGAAGGTGACTTCATATTCCGTGGCCGAGCTTTTCAAAGTTCACTGTGGTTTTGAATTGAAGCCGGACACGTCCAAAGAGGAGCTGAAAACGCTGGCGGAAAAAATCGGTGTCGATGTTCGCAGCGCTGAAAGCATTGATGACTATTTCTTTCTGATCTTCATGGATAAAATTGAAAGCCAACTGCCTGCCGATGAGCTGGTGTTTGTCGAAAAGTATCCTCCGTATCAAGCCGCTCTGGCGCGTTTGACATCGGATGGCTGGGGCGACCGCTTTGAGGCTTATTGGAAAGGCATGGAGCTTTGCAATGCCTTCCATGAGCTGAACGACCCGACGGTGCAGCGTCTGCGCTCCCAGGAAGACCTGCAGAAGAAATCTGAAATGCACAAGGAGCCCGTCAGTCTGGATGATGAGTTCTTCCAGTGCCTGGAGGCTGGACTTCCACCTAGTGGTGGCATCGCCCTGGGCGTCGAACGTTTGTTTATGGCCTTGCTGGGGCTGCAAAATATCTCGGACCTTCGTTTGTTTCCTCAACAGAATTAA
- a CDS encoding TldD/PmbA family protein yields MDLQRTLHTLKGSADWVSLRHVTEKTTYRMVRDEKPDRNVISFDQGVMVEVLVEGHFGFSGTSDLSSSGIKRALDKAILMAKAASSHKVHNFSVDQRPIAKGTYKSPVVKPLDSFSAKEISDIFVDATRAMKVSDKIVSRSATAMIVETHFHTVTSSGSDFEQSFSIVNTDFSATAAAGGETQSRSDSGGLARCLQVGAEVFDRASILERSKKLAEEAVELLSADNCPDTSMDLLLAPDQMTLQVHESIGHPLEYDRILGDERNYAGWSFVKPEDFGHLQYGSKLMNVTFDPTIEDALASYAFDDSGHPATKEFLIHNGLLVRGLGGLESQSRLNLPGVANSRSSSWNRAPIDRMANINLEPGTSKLEDMIASVERGVFMLANKSWSIDDYRNKFQFGCEYAKLIENGKLTKTVKNPNYRGTTVKFWNNLKAVSETRETFGSPYCGKGEPNQVIRVGHTTPYCLFADVEVFGA; encoded by the coding sequence ATGGATTTGCAAAGAACCCTCCACACGCTCAAAGGATCCGCTGACTGGGTCAGTTTGCGTCACGTGACTGAAAAAACCACCTACCGCATGGTTCGCGATGAAAAGCCGGACCGTAACGTGATCAGTTTCGATCAAGGGGTCATGGTCGAGGTTTTGGTCGAGGGCCATTTTGGCTTTTCCGGCACCAGTGACCTGAGCAGCTCCGGGATCAAGCGCGCTTTGGATAAAGCCATCCTGATGGCCAAAGCGGCCAGCTCGCACAAAGTTCACAACTTCTCTGTGGACCAGCGCCCGATTGCCAAAGGAACTTACAAGTCCCCGGTGGTAAAACCTCTGGACTCCTTCTCGGCCAAAGAGATCTCGGACATTTTCGTGGACGCAACCCGCGCCATGAAAGTTTCCGATAAAATCGTCAGCCGGTCCGCAACGGCGATGATCGTGGAAACCCACTTCCACACGGTGACATCTTCGGGTTCCGACTTTGAACAAAGCTTCTCGATCGTGAACACGGACTTCTCGGCAACAGCCGCTGCCGGTGGCGAAACCCAGTCCCGTTCCGACAGCGGTGGTTTGGCCCGCTGTCTTCAGGTGGGGGCTGAGGTCTTTGACCGTGCTTCTATCCTGGAGCGTTCCAAAAAACTGGCGGAAGAAGCCGTGGAACTGCTTTCTGCCGACAACTGCCCGGACACGTCCATGGATCTGTTGCTGGCTCCAGACCAGATGACTTTGCAGGTGCATGAATCCATCGGTCACCCGCTGGAATATGACCGTATTTTGGGTGATGAAAGAAACTATGCCGGCTGGAGCTTCGTAAAACCTGAAGACTTCGGACACCTGCAGTACGGTTCCAAACTGATGAACGTGACTTTCGATCCGACCATCGAAGATGCCTTGGCCTCTTACGCGTTTGATGATTCCGGTCATCCAGCCACCAAAGAATTCCTGATTCACAACGGCTTGTTGGTGCGCGGTCTTGGCGGACTTGAGTCCCAAAGCCGTCTGAATCTGCCGGGTGTGGCGAACTCAAGATCATCCTCCTGGAATCGGGCGCCGATTGACCGCATGGCAAACATCAACCTTGAGCCGGGCACTTCCAAACTGGAAGACATGATCGCCTCTGTCGAGCGCGGTGTGTTCATGCTCGCGAACAAGTCCTGGTCAATTGACGACTATCGCAACAAATTCCAGTTCGGCTGCGAATACGCAAAGCTGATTGAAAACGGCAAACTGACCAAAACCGTGAAAAATCCAAACTATCGCGGCACCACCGTGAAGTTCTGGAACAATCTGAAAGCGGTCAGTGAAACTCGCGAGACCTTTGGCTCCCCTTACTGCGGTAAAGGCGAACCAAATCAGGTGATCCGCGTGGGTCACACAACACCTTACTGCCTGTTTGCTGATGTGGAGGTTTTCGGTGCTTAA